The Brevibacillus humidisoli DNA segment ATGGAACACATGGTATTGACCTTTACGGAGGCACTGTACGGCTTGCAACAGCGTCACATTCGGCTCCACTGTGACCGGGTAGATTCTGTTTATCCCTACGCTACCCGCATGTTTCCCGAGTAGGAAGCGGATAAACTGAAAAGGAAAACGGACAAACGCCTTGGCATTCAAAATGGCAAGGTAAGTGGAGGCGATGACCAGTTGGACATGCTGCTCCAAAAAACCGATCCCTAGCATCAGCCCGGCCAACAAACAACTCGCCCCCAGCGAACCAAGCACAGCTACGCGGTAAGCAAGGAAGTAACAAAGCAGTGCCTGCACAATTCGTCCGCCGTCAAGCGGCCACACCGGTATCAAGTTGAAACCCGCAATCAGCCAGTTACTGGTCATAAAAAAACGTGTCCACTCATCCGACCAGACACCCGTTTTCCAAAAGAGGAAGGAGATCGCCACCATCGTTACGTTCATAAACGGGCCTGCAAGTGCGACGACGATTTCATCAAGCGGATCAGCTTCCAACTCCTCGTCAATGGCTACAATACCGCCAAACGGCAGCAGTTGGATTTCCCGTATGTGCCAGCCAAGCTCCCGGGCAGCGGCAATATGGCCCAATTCGTGGATGATGACGATGACAAATAAGGCGAGGGTTTCGAGAAAGTATCCGGCAGCAATCGACAGACCAACCACCAGCCAAAACAAAGGGTGGATACGAAACCGGATTCCCAGGAGTGATGTCTCACTCAAACGTAATCACGTCCATCGGGTCGACAAACTGCTCCTTTTGTCGAAGCGCGAGATACAGATAACGTGTACTGCCAGTAAACGTTTTGGCCTTGCCGAGCACATCACCCGGATTGACCCAGTCGTTGACGACCACCTCCGCTGTTTCCACGTTTCCATACCAAACCTCTCGCTCCGAGGCT contains these protein-coding regions:
- a CDS encoding M50 family metallopeptidase, translating into MSETSLLGIRFRIHPLFWLVVGLSIAAGYFLETLALFVIVIIHELGHIAAARELGWHIREIQLLPFGGIVAIDEELEADPLDEIVVALAGPFMNVTMVAISFLFWKTGVWSDEWTRFFMTSNWLIAGFNLIPVWPLDGGRIVQALLCYFLAYRVAVLGSLGASCLLAGLMLGIGFLEQHVQLVIASTYLAILNAKAFVRFPFQFIRFLLGKHAGSVGINRIYPVTVEPNVTLLQAVQCLRKGQYHVFHVSGRGIVEERRLLHALLFEQKHQEPIARLL